The DNA sequence CTTCTAATTCGAGGCAATCTTTGACTAGGTTTTGAATGGTTGAGTCATCGTCAGTAACTAGAATTTGTAAAGGCATAGTGGATAATTATCAGAGGTAGCGCAGAAGGTTAGGGAAAATTTTTTCTCGCAAAGATACAAAGTTACAAGGATGATGGTTTGGGGCTGATATTATGTCTTATTTTTAATATACATCATACTGATTTTGAAGGTGAAATAGTTTTTCTTTGGCATGGTTGGCGTTGTTAGCGAGGTTGGCAAATTCGATAAACCTTTTAATTTCTTTTTTGAGAAGATTTTTTTCGATTTCCCATATCTCCCTGTCTAGGGTGGGCGGTGTTACTATCATGTCGAAGATGTTAGCTTCTTTTTTGCTAGGATGGGGGCGCAATACTCTACCTCTCCTTTGAATAAATTGACGGGGATTACTGCTACTGGCGAGGATGACGGCATTTTTAATGATGGGAATATCAATACCTTCGTCGAGGCAACGAATGGCGACGATACCTTGTAATTCTTTTTTTTCTAGTTGTTTTTTGATAATTTCTCTTTCATGTAAAGGGGTGTTGGCACTGTAGATGTTGACTCTGTAGCCGATTTCTTTTCCTAAGATGCGGGTAACGATTTCTAGTTGTCTTTCAGTTTTTCCTTGATATTCTATTTTTCCGTCTCCGCAATAAAAAATGGTGTGATGACTATCTATTCTTTCTCTCATTAGTTGTTTGAGGGCTATTAATTTATTTTTTGCTGTACCAATTAGGCGGGATCTTCTTACTAGGAGTGCGGTAAGATGACGGTTATGGGGTGAGTTATCCCGAGATAATTCCCAGCCTATTTTCTTAGTTAATTGAGTATATTTTTGGGTTTCTGATTCTGTTAATTGAACAAAGATTGGATAATAGTTGTAACTGACGAGGGCTTTTTTTTTGATGGCATCTGCTAGGGTAAATTCTGGTTGTAATACTTTTCCGAAGTAACTGATTAGGGTATCAGTGCCATCTTCGTCATAATATCTTTCTGGGGTTGCGGAGAGGGCTAGTCTTAAGCCAATGTTTTTGGGTAAGAGATGTTTTAATTTGGTGCTACCTAGGTTGTGGGCTTCGTCTCCGATAATTAAAGTTTTTTCGGGAAAAAAGGGTAATTGACTTTGAAAATTTTCGCTTA is a window from the Cyanobacterium stanieri LEGE 03274 genome containing:
- a CDS encoding DNA phosphorothioation system restriction enzyme, yielding MNLSGLANQPLKHINWQKLANNYQQRNKYQLAEKSYLYQTKTKNTGIPKIPDNLNLRDYQKQAITNWLRNRGRGTLKMATGSGKTITALGITNELYQQIGLQVLLVICPFRHLVLQWAKEAEKFNLNPFLAFNNVHNWHNQLSTNLYNINNLNSQFLTIITTNSTFISENFQSQLPFFPEKTLIIGDEAHNLGSTKLKHLLPKNIGLRLALSATPERYYDEDGTDTLISYFGKVLQPEFTLADAIKKKALVSYNYYPIFVQLTESETQKYTQLTKKIGWELSRDNSPHNRHLTALLVRRSRLIGTAKNKLIALKQLMRERIDSHHTIFYCGDGKIEYQGKTERQLEIVTRILGKEIGYRVNIYSANTPLHEREIIKKQLEKKELQGIVAIRCLDEGIDIPIIKNAVILASSSNPRQFIQRRGRVLRPHPSKKEANIFDMIVTPPTLDREIWEIEKNLLKKEIKRFIEFANLANNANHAKEKLFHLQNQYDVY